GGAGCGGCTGCTCTTGAAGGGCTTGATGGTGGCTTGTGTAACCCATGAATCCCATGGTAAGACGGCCCTGTGCGTTGGGCTCGCCAGGGAGTTCACCCGTAGAGGGTTGAAGGTGGGATACTTCAAGCCTGTAGGGGTGCCCCTCGCCAGGCTCGGAGATAGACCCGTCGACGAGGACGCCATACTCTTCAGGGAGGTCTTGGGATTGGAGGCCCCGGCCTGGAGGATAGCACCCATCCTCCTCAAATACAGGTATCTAGAGGCCATGACGCTCCTGGAGCAGCACAAGTTCGATGAGGCTGTGGCCGAAGCGTATAGGGAGATATCCCAGGGCAGGGACCTCATGATATCGGAGTCCGCTAGGGAGCTCAGCCTGGGATCCTCCCTGGGGCTCTCGGTTCCAAGGCTGGCCAGGAAGCTGGGCTCAAAGGTGCTGCTCGTATCCTCCAGCTGCGAGGACAGGGCGGTGGACGAGGCCATAAGTGCTTGCATTCACCTATCCCGCGGACAGGTAGGCCTCCTAGGAGTAGTCTTCAACAATATACCTGAGCATCTGACGGGGCGGGTGAAGGAGGTGTTCGGGGAGGCCCTTTCCCTCCACGGAGTCCCGGTCCTAGGGGTTATACCGGAGTCGATAGATTTGACGGCTCCAACGGTGGGGGAGGTGGCGGCGGCCCTAGGCGGCGAGATACTATGCTCCGATGAGGCCCTATCGAGGCGCGTGGAGACCTATATGGTGGGGGCCATGGCCGCCGAAGCCGCCGTGGCGCATTTCAGGAGGGCTAAGGGGAAGGCCGTCATAACCTCAGGGGATAGACCCGAGATAGCCCTGGCCGCCCTGGAGACCGACACCTCAACCCTCATATTAACCGATAATATCTATCCTGAGGCGAGGCTCAGAGCCAAAGCCGAGGAGAAGGGAACCCCGATAATCCTAGTATCCTATGATGCGTATACCACGGTTCAAAGGGTCAGGGAGCTCATCGGGAGGATAAGGGCGGGCGACCAGCACAGGATAGACCTGGCCCACAGGCTCGTGGCTGAGAACGTGGACGTGGAATCCATAGCCCACCTACTCGGAATCGACATCTAAGTCGCAGGGGCATATCAGGGGTGAGATTAAGCCTCCGCCGGCTCCCCATTCCATGTAGGAGGTCTCCCCAGGAACTCATCCAGCGGCATTGAGTTCCCGCATTTGCCAAGCAGGTCTCTATCTCCGGTTATCAGTTTCAGTTTTCGAGTCTCAGCCACATAGATGTAGGAGGCATCGTAGAAAGTTATGTCCCTCTCAACCGCTATCCTCTCCACGTCCCTGAGGCACTTCGGGTCGATGGAGTGCATAGGCATCTCCTCTATTATCTTAGACCATTGCTCCACGGCGTCCTCCCAGTCCTCTAGCAGCCCCCGCCTATGCTCCTTCCAGAGGATGTTCCCCAACTCGTACTTGGTTAGGTCGAGGATCATCAACTCCGTTAACAGAGAGGATGCCCTCCCACCAAACTCCTTCAGCAATGGATAAAGCGCGGAAGTATCTAAAACTGCCTTCAGCGTTCCCTGCGGCATTCCTTCACAGCCCTCACCCATTCATCCTCGGAGATCCCCTCCATCACCCGCAGCAAAGCATCGATCGCCTCTTCAAGCTTCCTCTTTTTAGCTTGCTCCACAGCTTCAGCTAAAGCTTTCTCGACGACGCCTTTCACGTCTACGTTCAGCTTTTCAACCTCTTTTTTCAGCTCCTTCCTTATCCTAACGGATAAGACTTCCGTGGACATGCCTCCTTTCCCTGTATACAAGTGAAATTTGTATACTTAAGCTTTCCGGCGGCGAACATGAAGGCAGCCACCCCGCACAGGCTCAAACAGGCCAAGCTTTCCAGCACCTGCCAAGTTAAAAACGGTTATAGGGGAGGCCCCGGATCATGGGGGAGCAGCCCCAAAGCTCACGCGTAGAGCTCTCCCCTTCGCTGTTTACCGTCCGCCGCCGGGGCGGGCCGTTACCCCAGCCCACGCAGATATGGTTGAGGGATGTCCGGATAAAACCATAGGCCGAACCTAGGTTGCGCGGTGATAACCGTCAGATCAGCTCTATCTCTATATACACGTCTTCAGGGGTCTTTATGCGCATCAGCCTCTTCAGGAACCTCTCATTGGGATCCACGTCTATGAGCCTTTTATGGATGCGCATCTCCCATTTATCCCAGGTGTTGGTGCCCTCTCCGCAGGGGGACTTCCGCGTAGGCACCGTCAACTTCTTCGTGGGCAACGGGATCGGCCCCTTCAATTTCACCCCAGCCTTCTCCGCTATCTCCTTTATCTCGGAGCATATGGAGTTCAGGTCGTGGGGGTCCGTGCCGGAGAGCCTTATCCTAGCCTTACTAACCATGGCGGCCACCCTTCGGAGAGGATTGGACGAAATGGAATGAAACGCTCGGTTTCACGCCCGGTATACGCTGGGGTCCTCCCTTCCTCCTCAGCCTTTCTCAGTGATCTCCGTGACCACGCCTACGGCGATCGTCGTCCCCATATCCCTTATGGCGAATCTCCCGAGTTGGGGTATCTCCTTGAAGGGCTCTATCACCACGGGCCTCACGGGGCGCAGCTTGACCACTGCGCCGTCCCCCGTCTTCAGGAACGAGGGCTTCTCCTCGATCACCTGGCCCGTCCTGGGATCTATCTTCTGGATGAGCTCCGTGAACGTCGCCGCCACGGTGGAGGTGTGGGCGTGGAGCACCGGGGTGTATCCCTGGGCTATGGCTGTGGGGTGATGGATGACTATGATCCTCCCTATGAACTCCTTGGCCACCGTCGGCGGATTGTCCACGTGGCCTACCACGTCTCCCCTGTGGATCTCGGTCTTCGCCACGCCCCTCACGTTGAAGCCTATGTTGTCGCCGGGCTCCGCCTGGGGTATCCTGACGTGATGCATCTCTATGGATTTCACCTCGCCCTTCTTGTTAGCCGGCATGAATATCACCTCGTCGCCCTCCTTGAGGATCCCCGTCTCAACCCTTCCAACGGGGACCGTGCCCACCCCGGTTATCGAGTACACGTCCTGGACCGGTATCCTCAAGGGCTTATCCACGGGTTTAGGCGGCGGCTGGAACTTATCCAGGGCCTCGAGCACCGTCGGCCCCTGATACCACGGCGTATTAGGGCTGAGCTCCGAAAGGTTGTCCCCCTTCCAACCCGAGGCGGGTATGAAGTCGATCTTCGACACGTCGTATCCCACGGTCTTCAGGAGGGACTCCAACTCCTTCCTGCACTCCTCGTAGCGCTCCTTGGAGTAGTTGACGGTGGGGTCATCCATCTTGTTGATCGCCACCAATATCTGATCCACGCCCAGCGTCTTAGCCAGGTATGAGTGCTCCCTCGTCTGCCCGCCCGGGCCTACCCCCACCTCGAACTCCCCCTTCTTAGCGGATACCACGAGCATCGCCACGTCGGCCTGGCTGGCCCCCGTTATCATGTTCTTTATGAAGTCCCTGTGGCCCGGGGCGTCTATGATGGTGTAGTAGACGTGCGGGGTCTCAAAGTTCTGGTAGGCCAGGTCTATGGTTAACCCCCTCTCACGCTCCTCCTTAAGCCTGTCCAGGACGAAGGCGAACTTGAAGGTCTCCCCGACCCCGGTCTTAGCGGCCTCCTTCTCATAGGCCTGTATCGTCTTATCATCTATATATCCCGTCTTGTATAGCAGGTGGCCTGTGAGGGTGCTCTTGCCATGGTCCACATGGCCTATGACCACCAGGTTCAGGTGAGG
The sequence above is a segment of the Candidatus Bathyarchaeota archaeon genome. Coding sequences within it:
- a CDS encoding phosphotransacetylase family protein, whose protein sequence is MKGLMVACVTHESHGKTALCVGLAREFTRRGLKVGYFKPVGVPLARLGDRPVDEDAILFREVLGLEAPAWRIAPILLKYRYLEAMTLLEQHKFDEAVAEAYREISQGRDLMISESARELSLGSSLGLSVPRLARKLGSKVLLVSSSCEDRAVDEAISACIHLSRGQVGLLGVVFNNIPEHLTGRVKEVFGEALSLHGVPVLGVIPESIDLTAPTVGEVAAALGGEILCSDEALSRRVETYMVGAMAAEAAVAHFRRAKGKAVITSGDRPEIALAALETDTSTLILTDNIYPEARLRAKAEEKGTPIILVSYDAYTTVQRVRELIGRIRAGDQHRIDLAHRLVAENVDVESIAHLLGIDI
- a CDS encoding type II toxin-antitoxin system VapC family toxin, whose protein sequence is MPQGTLKAVLDTSALYPLLKEFGGRASSLLTELMILDLTKYELGNILWKEHRRGLLEDWEDAVEQWSKIIEEMPMHSIDPKCLRDVERIAVERDITFYDASYIYVAETRKLKLITGDRDLLGKCGNSMPLDEFLGRPPTWNGEPAEA
- a CDS encoding DUF4145 domain-containing protein — protein: MSTEVLSVRIRKELKKEVEKLNVDVKGVVEKALAEAVEQAKKRKLEEAIDALLRVMEGISEDEWVRAVKECRRER
- the rpsJ gene encoding 30S ribosomal protein S10, whose translation is MVSKARIRLSGTDPHDLNSICSEIKEIAEKAGVKLKGPIPLPTKKLTVPTRKSPCGEGTNTWDKWEMRIHKRLIDVDPNERFLKRLMRIKTPEDVYIEIELI
- the tuf gene encoding translation elongation factor EF-1 subunit alpha, encoding MSAEKKPHLNLVVIGHVDHGKSTLTGHLLYKTGYIDDKTIQAYEKEAAKTGVGETFKFAFVLDRLKEERERGLTIDLAYQNFETPHVYYTIIDAPGHRDFIKNMITGASQADVAMLVVSAKKGEFEVGVGPGGQTREHSYLAKTLGVDQILVAINKMDDPTVNYSKERYEECRKELESLLKTVGYDVSKIDFIPASGWKGDNLSELSPNTPWYQGPTVLEALDKFQPPPKPVDKPLRIPVQDVYSITGVGTVPVGRVETGILKEGDEVIFMPANKKGEVKSIEMHHVRIPQAEPGDNIGFNVRGVAKTEIHRGDVVGHVDNPPTVAKEFIGRIIVIHHPTAIAQGYTPVLHAHTSTVAATFTELIQKIDPRTGQVIEEKPSFLKTGDGAVVKLRPVRPVVIEPFKEIPQLGRFAIRDMGTTIAVGVVTEITEKG